The genomic window GACGGTGCAAAATTCCCCGGTACTTTTTGGCTGCCGTACCGGAGTTTGTGGGACTTGTCTTGTAGTTGTAGAAGGTGATATTCCTCCTCCAAGTGAAGAAGAAAAGGAGGTTTTGGAAATTTTGACTTCGGGTGACATTCGAGCAAGGTTAGCTTGTCAACTGAATTTGACGAACCATATTGCGATCGCACTCTTGTAAATTAAAAATCCAAAATTAAAAATTAAAAATTTACAAGACACTTTTTTAATTTTTGATTTATTGTGAAAAACAGTGAAATTTGAACATTTTTGGTACGTTGTCGCACTCAGCGAACATCTGACATCTAATACTGTGCTGGAACGCACAGTTCTGGGTGAATGGCTGGCAATTTTTCGAGATG from Funiculus sociatus GB2-C1 includes these protein-coding regions:
- a CDS encoding 2Fe-2S iron-sulfur cluster-binding protein, which translates into the protein MSEQCCVVSFPGTNYAPLTLEKNENLSEHLTVQNSPVLFGCRTGVCGTCLVVVEGDIPPPSEEEKEVLEILTSGDIRARLACQLNLTNHIAIALL